TTCATTTAATGAGTTGAAAGTATTTTTTACATCTTTTAATTTAGACTCTAAAAAAAGATTGTAGTTCCCTTTTATGTTATTTAAAATCTCTTTAGAAGTAATTATAAAATAGCTAGAAGTTTGATTTTCAAAAATGATAGCTCTTCTTATCTCTTTTTCTCTCATTGTTTTAACTATTTCAAATAAAGATTCATTGCTATTAAAAGTAATAAGATTTTTATGAACAAACTCTTCAATATTTAAAGTTGTATCTATGTGTCTTTGAGCAAGATTTATAATATCACTCTCTGTTAAAATTCCAATTGGTAAATTTTTATCAAATACTAAAATAGACCCAAATTTTTTTTCATTCATACTATCAAGTGCATCTTGAATAGTTGAGTTTTTTTCTATACTAAGAGCCTTATTTTTACCTCTTATGATATCTATTGCTTTGATTGATGTTTTAAATATATCTTGTTCAAATTCATAAATAAGTTTTTCTTGTAAAATCGTACCTAAATAATTATTTTCATTATCTATTACAATTATTCTTCTTATTTTATGATTTAACATTAATCCTAAAATATAGTTTGTTTTTCTATTTACTTTTGTTGTAATTAATGTTTTATTTGCAAAATTTATTGCTTTTTGATTAAGGTCTATATGTTTTGTATAAAGAAAAAGAATATCTCTTTCAGTAATGATTCCAATGGCTTTTTTATTATCTAACAAAACAAAATGTTTAGTATGATTTTTTATCATTGCGTCTAAAATTTCTTGTAATGTTACATCAAAATTAATAGAATCATTTGAATTAGAAATTAGTTTAATTAAGGACATCTTTTTTCCATTTAAAGAAGTAGTAAAAAGTTATTTTATCAGAATAAAATAAAATTAGAAATAATAAACTTTAATACACTATATAAATTTACTATAAATTAGATATAATCCCCCACTATGAAAAAGAATAATATTATACTAATTGGTTTTATGGGTGTTGGTAAAGGTACAGTTGCAAGGGCTTTAGTTAAAAAATCTGACATGTTTGCAATTGATACTGATGATTTAATCGAAAGTATGGAAAACAGAAAAATCAAAAAAATTTTTGAAGAAGAGGGTGAACCATATTTTAGAAACTTAGAAAAAAAGACTGCTTTATGGCTTGAAAAAAATGTAAATAATACAATTGTTTCAACTGGTGGTGGATTTTATAAGCAAGAAAATATAAACAAAATAGGAAAAGTTGTTTATTTAAAATCATCATTTCAAGGAATCCTAGACAGAATAAATAGTGCTCCAAATGCTGCAAATAAATTGAAAAAAAGACCACTTTTACAAAATATGGAAGAGGCTTTAAAACTTTATAATTCAAGAGCTAAAGATTATGAAAAAGTTGCAAAAATAGTTGTTGATGTTGAAAATAAAGATTTAAAAGATATCGTAAAAGAGATTTTAGGACAAATATAAATGAAAATAATAAATACTAAAGATACAAACTTTAAAAGTGAATTTGATTCTATTTTAGCAAGAGCTAAAAGTGATATAAAAGGCGTTTCATCAATTGTTATGAATATTATTGATGAAATAGTAGCTGAAGGAAATGTTGCTTTAAAAAGACATATTGAAAAGTTTGATAAATGGGAAGTTAAATCAGATGATGAATTATTGATTTCTCAAGATGATATGAAAAAAGCATATGAAAATATTGATGTAAAACTAAGACAGGCTCTTCATACAGCATATGATAGAATTAAAGCATATCATGAAAAACAACTTCCAAAATCTTGGCTTGATTTTGAATCAAATGGAACAATTTTAGGACAAAAAGTAACTCCTGTTGATAAAGCTGGACTTTATATCCCTGGTGGGAAAGCTGCATATCCAAGTTCACTTTTAATGAATGCAGTTCCTGCAATCGTTGCTGGTGTTAAAGAAATAGTTGTATGTACTCCAACTCCAAATAACGAAGTAAATGAACTTTTACTTGCTGCTTGTCATTTATGTAAAGTTTCAAAAGTTTATAAAGTTGGAGGAGCAAGTGCAATTGCAGCTATGGCTTATGGAACACAAACTATTCCTAAAGTTGATGTAATTACAGGTCCTGGAAATATCTTTGTTGCAACTGCTAAAAAACTTGTTTTTGGTGAAGTTAATATTGATATGATTGCTGGTCCTTCTGAAATAGGAATTTTAGCTGATGCAACAGCAAAACCTCACTATTTAGCAATTGATTTATTATCTCAAGCAGAACATGATGAAATGGCAAGTTCGATTATGATTACAACTTGTGATGAAATTGCTAGCTTAACAAGTAAAGAAGTTGAAGAGTACTTAAAAACTTTAAGTAGAGAAGCAATTGCTAGAAAATCAATTGATGAAAGAGGAGCAATAATTGTTGCTTCGAATATGGAAGAAGCGATTGAACTTATGAATGAAATAGCACCAGAACACTTAGAAGTTATGACTCAAAATCCTTTTGAATTATTACCTTACATTAAACATGCAGGTGCAATTTTCTTAGGTGAAAACACTCCTGAACCAATCGGAGATTATATAGCTGGACCAAATCATACTCTTCCAACAGGAAGTACAGCTAAATTTTATAGTCCGTTAAATGTAGAAAACTTTATGAAAAAAAGTTCAATTATAAATTTTTCAAAAAATGCTATAAATGAATTAGGTGAAGCTTGTGCATTATTAGCTGACACTGAAGGTCTTACAGCTCACGCTAAATCTGTAAGAGTTAGATTAGAAAATAAATAAGGAAAATAGATGTCAATATTTAGTGAATGGTTTACTGAAGACGAAGATGATATATTTATGGGAAGCCCAAAATCTAAGTTTTTTGATGTAACAAGAGAAGCTTCAAAAGAAGTAGTAGAAGATGAAATTGATAAAATCATAGAAAAATTGGCTGTACTTGAAATGATAATTAGTGAAGATAAAGATGAAAATTTTGATATCAATGAATTTATCAAAGAGTATACTTTAGAAAATTCTCAAAAAGTAAAAGCTATGAAAAAAGGTCTTTATGTTGAATTTACTGGTGAAATTATCTGTAGATTAGATTCATAAAGGTTAGATGTGGAAGAGTTAGAACAAGTTAAAAGTCAAATAAAAGAGTTTATAAAAGTTTGTAATCATCAAAAAAGTTTAGAACTTTTAGATAAATTAGCAACAGGAAAAATGTTGCGTTCTAAACTGATTTTAAAAATTGCAGGAGTAAATGAAGAGAGTATTAAACTTTGTGCAATTGTAGAGATGATTCATGCAGCATCACTTTTACATGATGATGTTATTGATGAAGCTGATACTAGACGAGGTCAACCTTCTGTAAATGCACTTTACGATAATAAAACTTCTATAATGTTCGGAGATATTTTATATTCAAGAGCATTTACTGAACTTTCTTTAATGGATAAAAGAGTTGCATATACAATCTCAAATGCTGTAACACTTTTAAGTATTGGTGAGATGATGGATGTTGATTTAACTGAAAGCTTCAATACTTCTTATGATTTATATCTTGATATGATTTATAAAAAAACAGCTTCTTTAATAGAAGCAAGTGCAAAAGCAGCTGCAATATTAGCTGGACTTGATGAAAATAAATATGCACTTTATGGTAAAAATCTTGGACTTGCTTTTCAAATGGTAGATGATATTTTAGATATAACTCAAGATAGTGCTACTTTAGGAAAACCAGCAATGCACGATTATGTTGAAGGAAAAGTAACTATTCCATATTTATTTTTATATGAAAGAGTTGAAGATAAAACAAAACTTGCTTCATTATACAAAAAAGAGTTAAGTTCTGAAGAGAGTGCTTGGATTAAAGAACAAATGAAAATAACTAAGGCTTTAGAAGACTCTATTTTACAAGCTAAAGAGATTGGAAATGAAGCAATTAGTGCTGTAATAGATGAAAAAGATAGCCAAACTCTTGTTATGATAATGAAAGCAATGATTGAAAGAGAGTTTTAATGAGTTACTTAATAATTAGTTTTTCTCACAAAAATATTGATATTAAAATGAGAGAAAAACTTAGCTTTAATAGTGATGAAGATAAAGAGAGATTTATAAAACAAATTTTAGAAAATGAGCCTACAAAAGAAGTAGTTTTATTATCAACTTGTAATAGGGTTGAAATAATTACAAGAAGTTCAAATGTAAAACAAAGTGCAAGAAATATCATTGAAAAATTAGCAACTTATTCTGGACTTGATTTTGAACTTTTATATGATAGAGCAGATATTTATGATAATGATGGAGCTGTTCATCATCTGTTTTCAGTAGCATCTGCACTTGATTCACTTGTAATTGGTGAAACACAAATAGTTGGACAATTAAAAGATGCTTTTAGATTCTCTCAAGCAAAAGGTTATTGTAGCTCAAATATAACAAGAGTTATGCACTATGCCTTTAAATGTGCTGCACAAGTAAGAAATGCAACAAGTTTAGGAACAGGTTCAGTTTCTGTTGCTTCAACAGCTGTTGCAAAAGCAAAAGATATAATTGGAAATACAAAAGGTGTAAAAGCTTTAGTAATTGGTGCAGGTGAGATGAGTGAACTAACTGTTAAACATCTTATTTCATCAGGTTTTGATGTAACAATAATTAGTAGAGATATGAAAAAAGCTCAAAATTTAGCAACTACATTTGAAGTTCACGTAAATGTTGAACCTTATAGTGAATTATCAAACTTACTAGCAAAAACACCAGTTATGATAACAGCAACTTCTGCTCCTTATCCAATCATCACAAAAGATAATGCACCAAGTTCAAATATAAATAGATATTGGTTTGATATCGCAGTTCCAAGAGATATTGATGAAAATATTTCATTATCAAATTTAGAAGTTTATTCAGTTGATGATTTACAAGATATAGTAAATGAAAATATGAGTTTAAGAGCAGAACAAGCAAAAACAGCTTATGGAATAGTAAGTCGTATGTCATTAGAGTTTTTTGAATGGCTTAAATCACTTGAAATAGAACCAATTGTAAAAAATCTTTATGTAAAAGGTAATGATATTATCGATAAAAAAGTAAAAAATGCTATAAAAAAGGGATATATTAGTGCAAGTGATGAAGAAAACATCAGAAAACTTTGTCAAACTGTAATTACTGAATATTTACATCAACCTTCAAAACAATTAAAAGATATTTCAAAAAATATGGAGTGTGATTTAGTTGTAGGAACTGTTCAAAATATGTTTGGATTTAATAATGATTCAAATTTAAGAAATAAATATAAATGTGACCATTTATCAAAAAATTAAAATAGGAAAGATAATCAATGAAATTTAGTAAAATGTTTATTCCAACAACAAAAGAGACTCCAAATGATGCAACATTACCATCTCATCAATATTTAGTAAGAGGTGGATTTATAGCTCAAACTGGAGCTGGAATTTATGATTTTATGCCTTTAGGAAAAATTGTTTTAGAAAAAA
The genomic region above belongs to Arcobacter ellisii and contains:
- a CDS encoding polyprenyl synthetase family protein codes for the protein MEELEQVKSQIKEFIKVCNHQKSLELLDKLATGKMLRSKLILKIAGVNEESIKLCAIVEMIHAASLLHDDVIDEADTRRGQPSVNALYDNKTSIMFGDILYSRAFTELSLMDKRVAYTISNAVTLLSIGEMMDVDLTESFNTSYDLYLDMIYKKTASLIEASAKAAAILAGLDENKYALYGKNLGLAFQMVDDILDITQDSATLGKPAMHDYVEGKVTIPYLFLYERVEDKTKLASLYKKELSSEESAWIKEQMKITKALEDSILQAKEIGNEAISAVIDEKDSQTLVMIMKAMIEREF
- the hisD gene encoding histidinol dehydrogenase: MKIINTKDTNFKSEFDSILARAKSDIKGVSSIVMNIIDEIVAEGNVALKRHIEKFDKWEVKSDDELLISQDDMKKAYENIDVKLRQALHTAYDRIKAYHEKQLPKSWLDFESNGTILGQKVTPVDKAGLYIPGGKAAYPSSLLMNAVPAIVAGVKEIVVCTPTPNNEVNELLLAACHLCKVSKVYKVGGASAIAAMAYGTQTIPKVDVITGPGNIFVATAKKLVFGEVNIDMIAGPSEIGILADATAKPHYLAIDLLSQAEHDEMASSIMITTCDEIASLTSKEVEEYLKTLSREAIARKSIDERGAIIVASNMEEAIELMNEIAPEHLEVMTQNPFELLPYIKHAGAIFLGENTPEPIGDYIAGPNHTLPTGSTAKFYSPLNVENFMKKSSIINFSKNAINELGEACALLADTEGLTAHAKSVRVRLENK
- the hemA gene encoding glutamyl-tRNA reductase, with product MSYLIISFSHKNIDIKMREKLSFNSDEDKERFIKQILENEPTKEVVLLSTCNRVEIITRSSNVKQSARNIIEKLATYSGLDFELLYDRADIYDNDGAVHHLFSVASALDSLVIGETQIVGQLKDAFRFSQAKGYCSSNITRVMHYAFKCAAQVRNATSLGTGSVSVASTAVAKAKDIIGNTKGVKALVIGAGEMSELTVKHLISSGFDVTIISRDMKKAQNLATTFEVHVNVEPYSELSNLLAKTPVMITATSAPYPIITKDNAPSSNINRYWFDIAVPRDIDENISLSNLEVYSVDDLQDIVNENMSLRAEQAKTAYGIVSRMSLEFFEWLKSLEIEPIVKNLYVKGNDIIDKKVKNAIKKGYISASDEENIRKLCQTVITEYLHQPSKQLKDISKNMECDLVVGTVQNMFGFNNDSNLRNKYKCDHLSKN
- a CDS encoding shikimate kinase yields the protein MKKNNIILIGFMGVGKGTVARALVKKSDMFAIDTDDLIESMENRKIKKIFEEEGEPYFRNLEKKTALWLEKNVNNTIVSTGGGFYKQENINKIGKVVYLKSSFQGILDRINSAPNAANKLKKRPLLQNMEEALKLYNSRAKDYEKVAKIVVDVENKDLKDIVKEILGQI
- a CDS encoding DUF2018 family protein, coding for MSIFSEWFTEDEDDIFMGSPKSKFFDVTREASKEVVEDEIDKIIEKLAVLEMIISEDKDENFDINEFIKEYTLENSQKVKAMKKGLYVEFTGEIICRLDS